CCGTCGGGCAACGTGACGAAGTCGGCATACCCGCCGTCCGGTCCGGCGGTCAGCGCCGGCCCATCGATCAGGGTCACCCAGGGCCGATCGGCGGCGGATTCTCTCACCTGGGTGTTCATTGCCACCACCGAGGCCTGGTGCTTGGCCGAGGCCACATTCGGTTGCAACACCCAGAAGAGCCGCCGGTTGTCGGCCCGAAGCCCGTCGAACACCTGATCAACCCGGTGCCGGTACTCGACGCTCCACCCGGGGGTTCCGGGGCGTGCCACGACGTTGCCACCGGGATCGGTGAGCTCCTGTGCGTCGTTGCCTCCGATCATCATCACCAGGGCCTCCGGCTTGACCTCGGAGGCGACGTCGGCCAGTCGGGCCGGCCAGTTGTAGTAGTCCGGCCTCGCCAGGCCAGAGGAGATCTTGTACTCGTAGGTCACGTCCAAGGTGGGGTCCTTCACCGCAGCCGACTCCATCAACTGGCCCAACGGCTGGCCCATCGAGTCGCCCACCACGTGCACCTCCAGGGGAACGTTGGCCGTCACCTCGCGCAGCGGCGGCGTGGCGTCCTCCGGGGTGGTCTTCGACGCCTTGAAATCAACCTGTTGTTCGGGCGGATCATGCACCTCACGCCCAAGCGCCGCACCCAGCGCGTCGGCCGGGCGGTTGATCGACAGCAGGTTGGACACCCGATCGATCCCCTGGGCGACCGGCAGCGTGACAGCGCGAACCGGCCCAATGTCCATGGCGCGCACCGTGCGGACCAGGTCGCCGGAGGTCAACATCAGAAACAGCAGAAGCGCAATCACGTAGCTCAGCCAGACCGACTGGTAGGGCACGCCAAGGCGCACCCGACCCCCGGATTGTCCGTCCGCCAAACGAACTCTTTTCAGGCCGCGATGTGTTCCCCCACCAGCTTGTCGAGGTGGCTGCTCAGGCCGGCGGCCTCGTACCAGAGTTTCGGCCGGCTCCGCCGGTTCCCAGGCCTCTTCCAGGTGAACGGGCCCGTGGTGCCGACGTCCATCCCCGTGGCGGTCAACCGGCCTACCGTCGGAGCGACGCCCGGCGGTTCGTCGTGGTCGGGTTGGGATTGCCATGGAGTCCTCCGCAGTCGGCAGTGCCGCTCGCGTGATGGGGTCAACCGCCCGCCGCTGCGGGGGTCATCCGAACTCCGATGGTGATGTTAGGGCCGACCAGGCACCGCGCGGGGGATGCCCCCGTCGAGCAGGTCGCCCACCCGTGACCTCGCGGTCAGACGTGGTCGCGCAGGTAACGAATCAAGTCGGTGGAGGTGACAATTCCAGCCAGGTGCCCAACGGCGTCGATCACCACCACCGAGTGATAGTCGCCGCCCGACAGGCGGTCGGCCGCGTCGCGGACGGTGGCGTCCACCGTCAGCGTGTCCAGATCAGCGGTCATCGCATCATCGATGTTGAACTGGTGGTCCAGCATCGACCGCATCATCCGGTCGGTCGGATCCTCGATGTCGTAGACCAACCGCAATACGTCGCTGGCCGACACCATGCCCACCGGCTTCTGGCCATCCATCACCGGTAGGTGGTGGATGTTCCGGGACTCAAACAGGTCGTAGACCTCCGACAACGCCTGAGACCGGTCGGCGGTGATCACCTCTGTGGTCATCACCTCGGAAATGGACGGTGCAGCCTTGTCGCTCATGCCCCCCAGCGTACGCTGAACAGCCGACCCGGCCAGTTCCAAGGATGGGAGTCACCCGATGAGCCGAACACTCTCCACCATGATGCCCCTCGGCACCAGGCTGCCGGCGTTCGAGCTGCCGGAAGCCGACGGCACCACCTGGAGCACGTCGGCGGCGCCGGGCACCCCCGGTGTGCTGGTGATGTTCATCTGCAATCACTGCCCGTTCGTGGTGCATATCGGGCGCGAGTTGGGCCTGCTGACCCAACGTTGGTCGGCCCGTGGGCTCACCGTCGTCGCCGTCAACTCGAACGACACCGATGCGTATCCCGATGACGCCCCGGAACGGATGGCACCCACGGCTCGCTCCTTCGGGTGGGATTTTCCGTACCTGGTGGATACCGGTGCCAAGGTGGCCGAGGCGTTCCGTGCTGCCTGCACCCCCGACTTTTTCCTTTTCGACGGCACCGGAACCTTGACGTACCGGGGGCGTTTCGATGCCGCCCGGCCGGGCAACGACATTCCCGTCACCGGCTCGGACCTTCGGGCCGCCGTCAATGCCGTGTTTGACGGAGCTCCCCCTCCGGCGGAACAGCTTCCGTCGATGGGCTGCAACATCAAGTGGCCTGTGGGCCGCGAGCCCAACTGGCTTGGCTAGGGTCGCAGGCAAGACGCACACCGCGTCGACCACGGTCCAAGGGGGATATGTGAGCAACAGCGCCGACGTCAACGACAGCACCGCCACGCTCGAGGTGGTGAATCGACCGGAGGATGGTCGATACGAACTGCTTCGAGACGGCTCGGTCATTGGCCACGCCGCCTATTCGCTGAATGGCGACGAGATCACCATCCCGCATGTGGAAACCGATCCCGCCCTTCGCAACCAGGGTTTGGGGTCGGCGCTGATGGCCGGCGTGATCGCCGACGTGGTGGAGCGCAACCTGTCGGTCGTGCCCGTGTGCCCGTTCGCCGCCGCCTACCTGCACGACAACCCAGACCTGGCCTACCTCATCAAGCGGTAGATCGCTGCGGCTGGTCGGCGTCCGGTCGGTTCGACGCGCCGACGCCGGCGAGGGCCAACCCTGCAGCGGCCAGCACAGCCGCCGTGCTGGCCTTCGACCCCATGCCAACGATCAGCCCGTCAGCCCGGAACGTCAGCATCAACAGGGCGGCGACACCAACGACCGCCCACCCGGCGGGCACCAGCACCGACTCATCCAGTCGGGGCGCCAGCAACGCCATCGCCAGGCCGAGTGCGATGAGGACCAGTCCCAGCAGGATCGATCCTGGGAACACGTTCCGGGCAAAGTCGCCGGGCACCTGATTCGGTTCGGCGAACGGGCCCCACCAGGTGCCGTTGCCGTCGCCGGCAACTGGACCGCTGAGGTGGCCGATGGACACCAGGGCGCCGTACCCCACCAGGATCCAACCGAAGGCGGCCCTACCGACCGGACGGGTTCGGGGTGCCAGCACCAGGATGGCCACGTGCAGCGCCATCATCAGCAGGTAGCTCCAGTACCACTCGCCGTCGGCATTGGCGACGGACAATCCAATGCCGAACGCCTGCACAAACCCGAGCACCGCCGCAAAGCGCAGGTAGCGGCCCGAGAGCAACAGGGCCACCAGCGTGGCCTCGACAAACAAGGTGATCCACCCGAAAACCGACAGGTTGGGGGCAACGAGGTTTTCGAAGACCCATGGGCTTCCGGGGAGCACCCGAAACTCGATGCCCTTGTTCACGTAGGCGCAGAGGCTGCCGCACCCGTCGGCGGTGCGACCGAAGGCGGTCGGCACCTTCCAGGACAGGTTGGACAGCCACAACAATGCTGCCGTCCACCGGAGCACTGCGGGCGCCCATCGACGGGACAACTCATCGGTGCGCTCGGTGAGGGCGGCAATCCGGTCTGATGGTTTCTGGATGGTCTTGGACATGAGCGAATGCTCCTCAGTTGTCGACCGGTTGAAGGTTCATGATGGGGCCGACCGACCGGTCGGCGTGTTCGTTTACGCTCAACGGATGCCGATGCTGGCATCGGCACCGGGCGGGCGCCCCTCCACCAGGCCCAGCAGCGCCAGGGCGGGCACCTCCAGCGGCAGGGTGGTTCGGGTGATCAGCAGATGCGTGTCCGTACGCCCCTTGTGCACGGTCGGCCCAAACGCCGACCAGAAGGCGCCGTGGTCGGAGATCGTAAGTTCGGGTGGAAGCTGGTCGCGGGCGAAGCGTTCACCCATGCCGGAGTCTTCGGCACGGCCGCTGGTGATGATCGGGCGCACCAGGTGGTCGTCATCGGTGATGCCCCAGCTGCGGTGCAGGGCGCACAGCCTGACCTGGTCATCGGGCATCATGGCGCCCTCATCCACGGTGGTGGCGATCCGCACGGTGTGACCGCGCCCCACCATGCGGGGCACAGCGTCCACCACCTTGGCGTAGTTCAACGGACCGCGCATCGCGTCGTTGGGCTCCGGGTCGGGCGAGTCCAACGAAATCTGGAAGCGCACCGGCCGATCCACCAACACATCGAGTGCATCCAGGCGGTCGCCGCCAAACAGCGTGCCGTTGGTCAGCACGGTCACCGGAAGGTGTTCCGACATGGCCACGATGATGTCGGGCAGGTCGCGCCGCAGGAAGGGTTCGCCGCCGGTGACGCCCACCTCTTTGAAGCCAAGCGCTGCGGCCTGTTCTGCGATGGCCACCATCTGCTCGGGGCCGATGATGCGACGGGTCGATCTGGGCGCCGACTCGGTCAGGCAGTAGGCGCACTCCAGGTTGCAGTGATAATTGGAGTACACCCAGACCCGGCCCGGCAGCAGGCCCGACTCGATCGCCGCTGCGATGGGCCCGACGGTTTCGTTCACGGTCGCTTCGGGATCCGTTGGTGCTTCGACGCTCACAGGTCCACCTCAAATCCGCCGGAGGCAAGCCTCGCCAGCGTGTCGTCTCCCACAGGCAATTTCAACGCGGAGCAGAACCTGTTCAACAACATCGTCACCCCAATGGTGTTGGTCAGCTCCACCAGTTCGTAGTCCTCAAAGTGTGCTTTGGCCGCCTCGGTCACCGCAGCGCTCACGGCACCCCGGCCTCCGGCCACCTCGTCGATCCACGCCAGCAACGCCAGCTCGGCCGGATCGTCAAACTCGTCGGCCCACTGCACCTCGCCCCGAAGGCCCCGTACCTCGGCATCGGTCAGTCCCACGTCCAACGCCACCGTCGTGTGGGCGGCCACGCAGTAGCGGCAGGCCAACACCGCCGAGGTGCGCAGGATGGCCAGTTCCTTCACGCGGGCACCGGTGCTTCCAGCACCCAAGGACGCCCCCAAAAACGGCAAGGCCACCAACGCCAGCTCGGGCACCTGGGCGAAGGCTGCTGCAATCGGGCCGGGGTCCCCACCGGCGAAGAGATCCTCCACCAACAGCGGCGCCGTGGTTGGGTCGAGCAGTTCCACTTGAGTCACGGGCTTGTTTCTCATTCCATTGTCGGTTGAACCCCACCCGGCCGTGAGCGTTGCTCGTCACGCCGGCTACGGCTGTGACCCTACCGACCCGCCGCCGGAATGGGGGTGAGGGTCACTCAACCGCTGACGGTGGGAGAAATCGGTTCGGTGGTCGGTGCCGCAGAGCCATCTGCCCCGCTGCCAACCAAGCCCTTCACTCATTCCCGGCGCAGGCCGTTGCGGACGATTCTGGTTCGCTTGGCGGGGTCCTGACGGTAGAAGCCCGCCAGCAGTTCGTAGAGATCGGCACGATCCTCTCGCAGCTCCGACCCTCGGGTGAAAAACACCTCGGTCACCACGGCAAAGAACTCGCCCGGGTTCACCGAGGCGTACGCCCGCAGCAGTGGCGAACCCTCGCCCCGCCCCACCGCCTCATACTCCCGGGTGAACACCTCCACCCAGCGGTCCACCAACGCCGGGTCGCTCAGCGGCGGGGTGCCGTCCACCACCCCGTCCAGCAGGTCCAGCTTGTGGGCGAACTCGTGGAACACCACGTTGTGTCCATGCTCCGGGTGGCGGGCCTCCCGGGTGACCGAGTTCCACGTGATCATCACCGGACCCCGCTCGCTGGTCTCGCCCGAGAGCGTCACCGGCCCGTCGGTCAGCAGGCCCGGCACAAACGAGAACTCCCTGCCCGACACCCGCACTTCGTGGGGCGCCACCAGAATCGACCCCACCTTTCCGTACGCTTCGATGCCCAGTTCCAGCACCAACAGGGCGGCATTCCCGGCGATCACCACCTTCATTTCGTCGGTGATGGCCATGCCGGCGGTGGCCTCCCACCGCTTGTTGACGATCAGTTGCAGCACCAGTTGTTCCATGCGCTCACGTTCGTCCGCCGACAAGGTGTCCCACGGCGCCACGCACGCTTCCAGCATGCGGCGCCACTCGTCAGGAAATTCAAACGGTTCGCGGCGGTTCCGCCACCAGTCGCCCAGGGCCGTCATCGAGGGAAGCACCCTGCTGGGCCACTGGGACTGAGGCGTTCAAGCATGAACCCATCCTCGCAGCATCAGGCGAAACCGTCGAT
Above is a genomic segment from Candidatus Microthrix parvicella Bio17-1 containing:
- a CDS encoding HPP family protein, coding for MSDKAAPSISEVMTTEVITADRSQALSEVYDLFESRNIHHLPVMDGQKPVGMVSASDVLRLVYDIEDPTDRMMRSMLDHQFNIDDAMTADLDTLTVDATVRDAADRLSGGDYHSVVVIDAVGHLAGIVTSTDLIRYLRDHV
- a CDS encoding radical SAM protein, with translation MSVEAPTDPEATVNETVGPIAAAIESGLLPGRVWVYSNYHCNLECAYCLTESAPRSTRRIIGPEQMVAIAEQAAALGFKEVGVTGGEPFLRRDLPDIIVAMSEHLPVTVLTNGTLFGGDRLDALDVLVDRPVRFQISLDSPDPEPNDAMRGPLNYAKVVDAVPRMVGRGHTVRIATTVDEGAMMPDDQVRLCALHRSWGITDDDHLVRPIITSGRAEDSGMGERFARDQLPPELTISDHGAFWSAFGPTVHKGRTDTHLLITRTTLPLEVPALALLGLVEGRPPGADASIGIR
- a CDS encoding GNAT family N-acetyltransferase — encoded protein: MSNSADVNDSTATLEVVNRPEDGRYELLRDGSVIGHAAYSLNGDEITIPHVETDPALRNQGLGSALMAGVIADVVERNLSVVPVCPFAAAYLHDNPDLAYLIKR
- a CDS encoding zinc-dependent peptidase, producing MTALGDWWRNRREPFEFPDEWRRMLEACVAPWDTLSADERERMEQLVLQLIVNKRWEATAGMAITDEMKVVIAGNAALLVLELGIEAYGKVGSILVAPHEVRVSGREFSFVPGLLTDGPVTLSGETSERGPVMITWNSVTREARHPEHGHNVVFHEFAHKLDLLDGVVDGTPPLSDPALVDRWVEVFTREYEAVGRGEGSPLLRAYASVNPGEFFAVVTEVFFTRGSELREDRADLYELLAGFYRQDPAKRTRIVRNGLRRE
- a CDS encoding carboxymuconolactone decarboxylase family protein, with product MTQVELLDPTTAPLLVEDLFAGGDPGPIAAAFAQVPELALVALPFLGASLGAGSTGARVKELAILRTSAVLACRYCVAAHTTVALDVGLTDAEVRGLRGEVQWADEFDDPAELALLAWIDEVAGGRGAVSAAVTEAAKAHFEDYELVELTNTIGVTMLLNRFCSALKLPVGDDTLARLASGGFEVDL
- a CDS encoding thioredoxin family protein, whose product is MSRTLSTMMPLGTRLPAFELPEADGTTWSTSAAPGTPGVLVMFICNHCPFVVHIGRELGLLTQRWSARGLTVVAVNSNDTDAYPDDAPERMAPTARSFGWDFPYLVDTGAKVAEAFRAACTPDFFLFDGTGTLTYRGRFDAARPGNDIPVTGSDLRAAVNAVFDGAPPPAEQLPSMGCNIKWPVGREPNWLG
- a CDS encoding DUF459 domain-containing protein gives rise to the protein MADGQSGGRVRLGVPYQSVWLSYVIALLLFLMLTSGDLVRTVRAMDIGPVRAVTLPVAQGIDRVSNLLSINRPADALGAALGREVHDPPEQQVDFKASKTTPEDATPPLREVTANVPLEVHVVGDSMGQPLGQLMESAAVKDPTLDVTYEYKISSGLARPDYYNWPARLADVASEVKPEALVMMIGGNDAQELTDPGGNVVARPGTPGWSVEYRHRVDQVFDGLRADNRRLFWVLQPNVASAKHQASVVAMNTQVRESAADRPWVTLIDGPALTAGPDGGYADFVTLPDGKQISCRHGDGVHLTVGCTQLVSDATVDEIAKTWAIGETAAPAGTPLDPTDGKDASGPQGAAAPPTDPAASTDG